One Mycoavidus sp. B2-EB genomic region harbors:
- a CDS encoding NEL-type E3 ubiquitin ligase domain-containing protein, whose amino-acid sequence MIKLLEIYPAKENQSFENWATHITTANASTFSNFLLRLFDTADAKSSVGLERLKQRLRRVLLELVAHEDLNSLCFYLANEALETCGNRVSLGLNHIEQVFLNAKVKRDKISQNEMADIVMQQFRLNKLETVICEKFKHLPSSTQVETYLAVQINLRDLWGSLIQEQDMLYPRLSGISAPEMGEIRQLLERVGRGAELLNFFTHHEAWRSYLEREYFEEFESYKIEYKRLLEAWAKKPADMTQEQYDEGIVKVKVQLDEKLRDMYINFTKQEGIALGIPF is encoded by the coding sequence ATGATCAAACTTTTGGAGATCTATCCCGCCAAAGAAAATCAATCTTTTGAAAATTGGGCTACTCATATTACTACCGCAAACGCATCCACATTTTCAAATTTCCTCTTGAGGTTATTTGACACAGCGGATGCTAAATCTAGCGTGGGTTTAGAACGCCTTAAGCAACGTCTGCGTCGCGTGCTTCTGGAGCTAGTGGCACATGAAGACTTAAACTCTCTCTGCTTTTATCTTGCAAACGAGGCTTTGGAAACTTGTGGTAATAGAGTGAGCCTAGGGCTGAATCATATTGAACAGGTATTTCTTAATGCAAAAGTTAAACGCGATAAGATTAGTCAAAATGAAATGGCCGACATTGTCATGCAACAATTCCGTTTAAATAAACTTGAAACAGTCATATGTGAAAAATTCAAGCATTTACCATCCTCTACTCAGGTTGAAACATATCTTGCGGTTCAGATTAATTTAAGAGATTTGTGGGGTTCACTGATTCAAGAGCAAGATATGTTGTACCCAAGGTTGTCAGGCATTTCGGCTCCGGAAATGGGTGAAATAAGACAGTTATTGGAACGCGTGGGGCGCGGGGCTGAGCTTTTAAATTTCTTCACGCATCATGAGGCTTGGCGAAGCTATCTGGAAAGAGAATATTTTGAAGAATTTGAGAGCTATAAAATCGAGTATAAGAGGCTATTGGAAGCTTGGGCAAAAAAGCCTGCAGATATGACGCAGGAACAATATGATGAAGGTATAGTTAAGGTAAAGGTCCAACTAGATGAAAAATTACGTGATATGTACATAAATTTTACTAAGCAAGAGGGCATTGCTTTGGGCATACCTTTTTAG
- a CDS encoding CpaF family protein has product MDKSAAQIAQHVLDEHLRPIRHLLDDPNVQEVMINRYDNIWLERDGSTLYLNDIKLTETGLEAAITLLANLNHKPDALMMDCWLPGLRIATARRPVSIYGPMLCIRKHSEHHLGLQHYVQNGAFDAWPQASQHSLHPMPPTTSLNPALRRAMQTGGQALQQFFEWVIHTRQNLLVCGATSSGKTTLLNALIEVIPREDRLITIEDTSELQVYVPNYVSFETHPAQGANIRELVQLALRCRPTRIIIGEIRGAEAFDLLNALNTGHPGSVVSFHADSCQSALTRLETLVRMAPEAQTWPLADLRQHIAATFRYVVQTQRLGALRGPWEIREILGIENHRYQTRLLFSKIQQEATAYDTVQ; this is encoded by the coding sequence ATGGATAAATCCGCTGCTCAGATAGCCCAACACGTTCTGGATGAACATTTACGGCCTATTCGCCACTTACTCGATGATCCAAATGTGCAGGAAGTCATGATCAATCGTTATGACAATATTTGGCTTGAGCGTGACGGCAGTACGCTTTATCTGAACGACATAAAATTGACTGAAACGGGTCTTGAGGCCGCCATTACTTTACTGGCCAATTTAAACCATAAGCCAGATGCATTGATGATGGACTGTTGGTTACCGGGTCTGCGCATCGCCACCGCGCGCCGACCCGTTTCGATCTACGGTCCAATGCTGTGTATCCGCAAACATAGCGAACACCATCTAGGTCTCCAGCACTATGTGCAGAACGGGGCTTTTGACGCCTGGCCACAAGCCTCGCAACACTCATTACACCCGATGCCGCCCACCACATCTTTGAATCCAGCTTTGCGCCGCGCCATGCAAACCGGCGGCCAAGCGCTACAGCAGTTCTTTGAGTGGGTCATTCATACGCGCCAAAATTTGCTGGTCTGCGGTGCAACTTCATCCGGCAAAACCACACTACTTAACGCATTAATCGAAGTCATCCCAAGAGAGGACCGACTGATCACGATTGAAGATACCAGTGAGCTGCAAGTCTACGTTCCCAATTATGTATCGTTTGAAACGCACCCAGCGCAAGGCGCGAACATACGCGAGCTCGTGCAGCTGGCTCTACGCTGTCGACCTACGCGCATCATCATTGGTGAAATTCGAGGTGCCGAGGCATTTGACTTGCTGAATGCGCTCAATACCGGTCACCCGGGTTCAGTCGTTTCATTTCATGCCGACTCCTGTCAATCAGCACTCACCCGCCTTGAAACCTTGGTACGGATGGCTCCTGAAGCACAAACCTGGCCTTTAGCCGATCTACGCCAACACATTGCAGCCACTTTCCGCTATGTAGTGCAAACACAGCGCTTAGGCGCTCTAAGAGGCCCTTGGGAGATCCGGGAAATCCTCGGCATCGAAAACCATCGCTATCAAACCCGCCTGCTATTTTCCAAAATTCAACAAGAAGCCACAGCGTATGACACGGTTCAATAA
- a CDS encoding VirB3 family type IV secretion system protein, which produces MPSSNQSLNAQVKKVLLERKRLLAVDKRMLGLLLILVLLVATTLHNYWILLVALPGYCSIWLASQRDPDLIDIYLKYCRQADYYEPRQQLLQRRNQRPLGFARKHLC; this is translated from the coding sequence ATGCCTAGCTCAAACCAATCTCTTAATGCCCAAGTTAAAAAAGTTCTGCTTGAACGCAAGCGCTTACTCGCAGTGGATAAACGCATGCTCGGGCTGCTCCTGATTCTCGTCCTTTTGGTCGCCACGACATTACACAATTATTGGATTCTGCTCGTAGCGCTGCCAGGCTACTGCAGCATTTGGCTCGCCAGCCAACGCGATCCTGATTTGATCGATATTTATCTCAAATACTGCCGCCAAGCGGACTACTACGAGCCGCGTCAGCAGCTCCTACAAAGACGCAATCAGCGTCCATTGGGCTTTGCTCGTAAACACCTATGTTAA
- a CDS encoding VirB4 family type IV secretion system protein — protein sequence MLKLKPSKTSAFEQEPPSQRRSFGTRACSELVPWLFACNSSTLVCKDSSLLATFEYSGPDTDSITAGEMLKLIGDLTQALISLSRQPLTLWWTVHRRRISDYDTLPLPDLYAQIVDDERRHAFAQSGCHLNRHYLTIVRPPDAGLDRFSGRLSHALSHDGLPLYKALWQALRGTFSDQYAFAYTADELRHQIEEFEALLDHLLAGLPNLKCSRLSSTQLGAFLHTTCSPCAENQTDVDISDHPFLDLALPDTEVIPGHDFLSFEGNSRKRYALALSIPVARENWPDQISPTTLDDLLKIHGELTISQVYRLASRAHAERFINSMRKYHDNRQLDLRGLLSAALKKGHSESVRHNLARAQAASETDALHGEVSMGQQAYGWYNLTILAWSPVFEAGGPDVAQSASAERTAYAQASATCKTAEAILRAAHFTPVREKLHALSAFSVTIPGMWRECARWAFIDAQVLARLAPLRTVAQGERYNLHLSQEMGLDCPALATFPTEYGTPFHFTGYFDDVGHVLLCGDSGSGKTSFLNLSWTLFRKYTGATVYLFDKDYSSRIPVLMQGGAYLDVAAERGESASFNPIALLAHERHLEWLKDWILFLGSLRGYQPSAQDDMQLLNVLRATRNIDRSLWRLCAIYSQLSDGPFKQQLASWVGDGVYAHYFDNLEDSFAATSLIGIEVGKIIHNPLVAPPLLDLCFYKLDDTLTVNRLNGVIAPTFIGLPEVWHLLDNPRFANKIVDWISTLRKKLGSVWMDTQSPESYLHSPVYPSLRDNVPTCIFLPPSGSFNPSQRAALETGLGLHAGQIQGIEKGTRKRDYFITQKNGFARRISLTLDIRTLAVLRSELSAQAIFERHYRSGHPAWRARYFEEMTHAAR from the coding sequence ATGTTAAAACTTAAGCCATCCAAAACAAGTGCGTTTGAGCAAGAGCCGCCAAGCCAGCGCCGCAGCTTTGGAACTCGTGCTTGCTCCGAATTAGTGCCCTGGCTATTTGCGTGCAATTCATCTACTTTAGTGTGTAAAGATTCTTCATTGCTCGCTACTTTCGAATATAGCGGCCCCGATACCGACAGCATCACGGCGGGCGAGATGCTCAAATTGATTGGAGATTTAACCCAAGCTCTAATTAGCCTAAGCCGTCAACCGCTCACCCTCTGGTGGACCGTACATCGCCGGCGCATCAGTGACTATGACACACTACCACTACCCGATCTATATGCTCAAATTGTCGACGATGAACGGCGGCACGCTTTTGCGCAAAGTGGCTGTCACTTAAACCGTCACTACCTGACGATTGTCCGCCCACCTGACGCCGGTCTAGATCGCTTCTCAGGCAGGCTCTCACATGCTTTATCACATGATGGTTTACCGCTTTACAAAGCCCTCTGGCAAGCGCTGCGTGGCACCTTCTCTGATCAGTACGCATTTGCCTATACGGCCGATGAGTTACGCCATCAAATAGAAGAATTTGAAGCATTATTAGACCACTTGCTAGCAGGCCTACCTAATCTGAAATGCAGTCGTTTAAGCAGCACTCAATTGGGTGCGTTCTTACATACCACGTGCTCCCCTTGTGCAGAAAATCAAACCGACGTGGATATATCCGACCACCCTTTTCTGGATCTCGCACTGCCTGATACAGAAGTCATCCCGGGCCATGATTTTTTATCCTTTGAAGGCAATAGCCGCAAACGTTACGCACTTGCGCTCAGCATCCCAGTGGCCCGCGAAAACTGGCCTGACCAGATCTCGCCCACGACCCTTGACGACCTCCTCAAAATTCATGGAGAACTCACCATCAGCCAGGTTTATCGCCTCGCCAGTCGGGCCCACGCAGAACGCTTTATCAACAGTATGCGCAAGTATCACGATAACCGGCAACTGGATCTGCGAGGATTGCTCAGCGCCGCTTTAAAAAAAGGACATTCTGAATCGGTACGGCACAACTTGGCCCGCGCCCAAGCCGCCAGCGAAACGGATGCGTTGCACGGCGAAGTGTCAATGGGACAACAAGCATACGGCTGGTATAACCTCACCATTCTGGCCTGGTCACCCGTATTTGAAGCGGGCGGACCGGACGTTGCTCAATCTGCCAGCGCCGAACGGACCGCCTATGCGCAAGCAAGCGCCACCTGTAAAACGGCTGAAGCCATCTTGCGCGCTGCCCATTTCACACCTGTGCGCGAAAAACTCCATGCACTCTCAGCTTTTAGCGTGACCATTCCCGGCATGTGGCGTGAGTGCGCGCGCTGGGCTTTTATTGATGCGCAGGTGCTCGCACGGCTCGCACCGCTGCGCACGGTCGCGCAAGGAGAACGCTATAACTTACATCTCAGCCAGGAAATGGGCCTCGACTGCCCAGCTTTAGCGACCTTCCCAACCGAATATGGCACGCCTTTTCATTTCACCGGCTATTTTGATGATGTCGGGCATGTGCTGCTATGCGGCGATTCCGGCTCTGGCAAAACCTCGTTTCTCAATCTGAGCTGGACCCTGTTTCGCAAATATACCGGGGCAACCGTCTATTTATTCGATAAAGACTATTCTTCTCGCATCCCTGTGCTCATGCAAGGCGGTGCTTATTTAGATGTTGCTGCAGAACGTGGAGAGAGCGCCAGTTTTAATCCAATCGCCTTACTCGCACATGAACGCCACTTAGAATGGCTCAAAGACTGGATTTTATTTCTAGGCAGCTTACGCGGCTATCAGCCTAGCGCGCAAGACGACATGCAGCTGCTCAACGTTTTGCGCGCAACCCGCAATATTGATCGCTCGCTTTGGCGCCTGTGTGCGATTTATAGCCAACTCTCTGATGGACCCTTCAAGCAGCAACTGGCGTCATGGGTAGGCGACGGTGTGTATGCCCATTACTTTGACAATCTTGAAGATAGCTTCGCCGCTACCAGCCTGATTGGCATAGAAGTCGGCAAAATTATTCACAACCCTTTAGTCGCTCCTCCACTGCTCGATCTATGTTTTTACAAGCTTGACGATACGCTAACCGTGAACCGGCTAAACGGCGTTATAGCGCCAACCTTTATCGGTTTACCTGAAGTCTGGCATTTGCTCGATAACCCACGCTTTGCCAACAAAATCGTGGATTGGATTAGCACCTTGCGCAAAAAGCTCGGTAGCGTCTGGATGGATACGCAATCCCCGGAAAGTTACCTGCACTCCCCCGTCTATCCAAGCCTACGCGACAATGTGCCAACCTGTATTTTTTTGCCTCCTAGCGGCAGCTTCAATCCGTCACAACGCGCAGCACTTGAAACCGGTTTAGGGTTACATGCGGGCCAGATCCAAGGGATTGAAAAAGGGACGCGCAAACGCGACTACTTCATCACCCAAAAAAATGGATTTGCGCGCCGCATTTCACTTACTTTAGATATTCGCACACTTGCCGTACTCCGCAGCGAGCTGAGTGCGCAAGCAATCTTCGAGCGTCACTACCGCTCAGGCCACCCCGCCTGGCGGGCCCGCTATTTTGAAGAGATGACTCATGCGGCTCGCTAA
- a CDS encoding conjugal transfer protein TrbJ — translation MRLAKLHKHCLRILVCSIALGSAKPTLAGGGVGATIGGATELTQIMNHFELLASVSQQSAMVTQNITAHITRVQQYMAMLQNLVQLPAHALEQIMAPWRDQLQMFMQLAHSVESLLEATHQTRALFKRSLREITQLHLTPEQWLAAHSNLARSRDHLYQRQWRQDLAALDTLAHRARSVHTLSSQIPGITSTIQGLQLLNQQASILASEMLELRALMQRQLTMQNKDQQAHEWSNRALLNLIQARQAQARQLDTHERQLIQNGPFHVLQEHP, via the coding sequence ATGCGGCTCGCTAAATTACATAAACATTGCTTGCGCATATTAGTGTGCAGCATCGCGCTCGGTTCGGCAAAACCTACGCTAGCAGGCGGGGGCGTTGGGGCAACGATAGGAGGTGCCACTGAATTAACCCAGATCATGAACCACTTTGAGCTGCTGGCAAGCGTCAGCCAACAAAGCGCGATGGTGACGCAAAATATTACAGCGCACATTACGCGCGTGCAGCAATATATGGCGATGCTGCAAAATCTGGTACAGCTTCCAGCCCATGCTTTAGAGCAAATTATGGCTCCCTGGCGAGATCAATTGCAAATGTTTATGCAACTTGCCCATTCGGTTGAGTCATTATTAGAAGCGACCCATCAAACACGCGCTTTATTTAAACGTAGCCTACGCGAAATCACCCAGTTGCACCTGACTCCGGAACAATGGCTAGCAGCCCATAGCAATTTAGCCAGAAGTCGAGATCACCTTTATCAGCGTCAATGGCGGCAAGATCTAGCGGCATTAGATACGCTCGCACACCGCGCGCGCAGCGTACATACCCTATCCAGTCAAATTCCAGGTATTACGAGCACCATCCAGGGACTCCAGCTACTCAACCAACAAGCCTCCATCTTAGCATCTGAAATGCTCGAATTACGCGCCTTGATGCAGCGCCAATTAACCATGCAAAACAAAGATCAGCAAGCCCATGAATGGAGCAACCGCGCTCTTTTAAATCTAATTCAGGCGCGCCAAGCGCAAGCACGCCAACTCGATACACATGAGCGCCAACTTATCCAGAACGGTCCATTCCATGTCCTGCAAGAACACCCCTAA
- a CDS encoding type IV secretion system protein — MNANDPLGIVDELFRLMQKTGLELYGKFIHEGIELLLALGLVMATWYTLMWMLADSTIDYFVNQLNLLVKVAIILLMLTAWTSTVRDFFIGNMERTAKQISLHSATPADTVRTLWNAAQTIFSLTRADATSVCEELPKLTDDGAQLAGNQRICHLSHSAHNHQNHWLDTLRNLSFVLLSFIFKVIAVLAVTQMAIAFMLVAQMSSFLLAIGFCLGPILLPWYIFPATEFLFNGWLRFIIVAGLYKVIAWLMLTIVQAGINPAIQKLVLQLGAGVGPHVSSQLDLHCLTMLGLGFTGSVGAYMMWQVPQIAQCLISGHSALNLPRFGPSQMARSTASAKA; from the coding sequence ATGAATGCAAACGATCCACTTGGCATTGTCGACGAACTCTTCCGGCTGATGCAAAAAACTGGCCTTGAGCTATACGGAAAATTTATTCATGAAGGAATTGAATTGCTGTTAGCGCTGGGTCTTGTAATGGCGACTTGGTACACCCTGATGTGGATGCTGGCGGATTCCACCATCGATTATTTCGTTAACCAGTTAAATTTGTTAGTTAAAGTTGCCATCATTCTTTTGATGTTAACGGCTTGGACAAGTACCGTACGCGATTTTTTCATTGGCAATATGGAGCGCACTGCCAAGCAAATTAGCCTCCATAGCGCCACTCCAGCCGACACCGTGCGGACCCTATGGAACGCCGCCCAAACGATTTTTTCGCTGACCCGCGCTGACGCAACCAGTGTCTGCGAAGAATTACCCAAACTCACCGACGATGGCGCGCAGTTGGCCGGCAACCAACGAATTTGCCACCTTAGCCACAGTGCTCATAACCATCAAAACCATTGGCTCGACACATTACGCAATTTATCGTTTGTCTTATTGTCATTTATATTCAAAGTCATTGCGGTGCTGGCCGTCACCCAAATGGCCATCGCCTTTATGCTCGTCGCCCAAATGTCCTCTTTCTTGCTGGCAATTGGCTTTTGCCTGGGTCCTATTTTATTACCTTGGTATATTTTTCCTGCCACTGAATTTTTGTTTAACGGCTGGCTAAGATTCATCATCGTTGCGGGCTTATACAAAGTGATTGCTTGGCTCATGTTAACGATTGTCCAAGCTGGAATCAATCCGGCCATACAGAAATTAGTTTTACAGCTAGGGGCAGGCGTTGGTCCTCATGTCAGTTCTCAACTCGATCTTCATTGCCTAACAATGCTTGGACTTGGCTTCACCGGTAGCGTGGGAGCCTACATGATGTGGCAAGTGCCACAGATTGCTCAGTGCCTTATTTCAGGCCATAGCGCACTTAATTTGCCGAGGTTTGGACCTAGCCAGATGGCTAGGTCCACCGCCAGCGCTAAAGCATAG
- a CDS encoding VirB8/TrbF family protein — protein MPFSKQSSQTDTPHPGATLAANHAWFAYFQKPLLNAKWARLAATGFFILALIEAIALMQLLKNAGPRPYFIEHDEASGAVYLSSRVAQQFTPTAANITYFLRIWATHMLSIKPDQKQTQENDIPAAAAWTIGAATKVFTEYFAQTDRVAERIAKQPGLTREIVENSTSYAKEGGVAYMVLTLIERIDGIETNRAQKMLTANLILAPERLDEQQRRTNPIGLMVTHFTLTPYYGPSPSTQSAS, from the coding sequence ATGCCCTTTTCAAAACAGTCCTCTCAGACAGACACCCCTCATCCTGGCGCAACATTAGCCGCCAACCATGCCTGGTTTGCTTATTTTCAGAAGCCGCTACTGAATGCCAAATGGGCACGCTTAGCCGCAACAGGATTTTTCATATTGGCCTTAATTGAAGCCATTGCACTGATGCAACTCCTCAAAAACGCTGGCCCACGACCTTATTTTATCGAACATGATGAAGCTTCTGGAGCGGTTTATTTGTCTTCTCGAGTGGCCCAACAATTTACACCCACTGCCGCCAATATCACCTATTTTCTGCGCATTTGGGCAACTCATATGCTTTCGATCAAGCCAGATCAAAAGCAAACTCAAGAAAACGATATACCCGCCGCGGCGGCCTGGACAATCGGCGCAGCAACCAAGGTTTTCACTGAATATTTTGCGCAGACTGATCGCGTCGCCGAGCGGATCGCCAAGCAGCCTGGCCTAACCCGAGAAATAGTAGAAAACTCGACTTCATATGCTAAAGAAGGAGGGGTCGCCTATATGGTCCTAACGCTCATTGAACGGATCGATGGCATTGAGACAAACCGCGCGCAAAAAATGTTAACGGCGAATCTCATCCTAGCCCCCGAACGCCTTGACGAACAGCAACGGCGAACCAATCCAATCGGCCTAATGGTGACCCACTTCACGCTCACCCCCTATTACGGTCCCAGCCCTTCAACTCAATCCGCATCATGA
- a CDS encoding TrbG/VirB9 family P-type conjugative transfer protein yields the protein MKLLQHSKRSLYSPLVALLTALLLSTTHAAKTHPAIPSSPPELMRAEPATLDPKLVVYPYDPDYTYPILTQTGRLTHLEFEEDETIIGIYLADPKSWHRKTAVTRRDFFIQPKLAGLANTATIITNKRRYELMLKQNADQYYQRVSWQHHESDPLDGFTPETTNNAENNAKLPKKPSPARLSEMAPSNPSHQTSTQLPFNLERANFDYTVKGKAPFKPLAVFDDGRFTWLKMPATQEIPAIFMLAQDGAVELANFMVQGDYFVIRQMLEHGALLKLGKDEVRIYHNQRRACSFWGCSTGTQINHLWEH from the coding sequence ATGAAATTGCTCCAGCATAGCAAGCGATCTCTTTACTCGCCGCTCGTCGCATTATTAACGGCGCTACTCCTGAGCACCACACACGCCGCAAAAACCCATCCGGCGATTCCAAGCTCACCGCCAGAGCTCATGCGGGCCGAACCGGCAACGCTTGATCCTAAATTAGTCGTATATCCGTACGACCCAGACTACACCTATCCAATTTTGACGCAAACCGGACGGCTCACGCATCTTGAGTTTGAAGAAGATGAAACAATCATTGGCATCTATCTAGCCGACCCTAAAAGCTGGCATCGTAAAACCGCCGTGACGCGGCGCGACTTTTTTATCCAGCCCAAGCTAGCGGGGCTTGCGAATACAGCCACCATTATCACGAACAAACGTCGTTATGAGTTGATGCTCAAACAAAATGCAGATCAATATTATCAACGCGTATCTTGGCAACATCATGAAAGCGATCCCCTAGATGGATTTACGCCTGAAACCACGAATAACGCAGAAAATAACGCCAAACTGCCCAAAAAACCCTCACCCGCCCGCTTGTCTGAAATGGCCCCAAGCAACCCATCTCATCAGACAAGTACGCAGCTGCCGTTCAATTTGGAGCGCGCCAATTTTGACTATACCGTTAAAGGTAAAGCGCCATTCAAGCCGCTTGCAGTCTTTGACGATGGTCGCTTCACTTGGCTAAAAATGCCCGCTACTCAAGAAATTCCAGCCATTTTTATGTTGGCTCAAGATGGTGCAGTGGAGTTGGCTAATTTCATGGTGCAGGGCGATTATTTTGTCATCCGGCAAATGCTTGAGCATGGCGCATTGCTCAAACTCGGCAAAGATGAAGTCCGCATCTATCACAACCAACGCCGGGCCTGCAGTTTTTGGGGGTGCTCGACAGGTACACAAATCAATCATTTGTGGGAACATTAA
- a CDS encoding TrbI/VirB10 family protein, which translates to MAPPFLSNSSIPRQSQRVKRNLVQVLLTVLMLSMLVIVMTRRFTGTAQIPAQRETLQHHAEYRMQSAGNANDIRSALRQQAERAYHAKQQDKIKPEGPPSVAPPLPPAYNIPAPNTPFAPLSNEQKLTLERARAALNEDTDMAVYEAEERRVLGNHPEHPNPLAPLPPIASAPLAAPHTHPALQQLLNQHASAAPAVSRDEHWLRHQNTYTSSQPLMPTSAASPYLLMMGEPIPVVTLQSVNSDLPGTVRAMVTRDIYDSVRGHFKVIPRGTILVGVSNADVLVGQSRLLIAFNRMNFPSGAYLDISGVPATDRSGSSGLPAHANHHFLRQFSQAFLVAGIAAWAGRQPSAPPNVTINVSGSALPSTFSQTAAQTLSDIARRMLDHHQNIKPTLTLSPGEKITIMVARDMVLPPAVVANYEGVL; encoded by the coding sequence ATGGCGCCTCCCTTCCTCTCGAATTCCTCCATACCGCGCCAAAGCCAGCGCGTTAAACGCAATCTCGTCCAAGTATTACTGACGGTATTAATGCTATCTATGTTAGTTATCGTGATGACGCGCCGCTTCACTGGCACAGCCCAAATCCCCGCGCAACGAGAAACCTTGCAACACCATGCTGAATACCGGATGCAATCCGCTGGAAACGCCAACGATATACGCTCGGCCTTACGCCAACAGGCCGAGCGCGCCTATCACGCCAAACAACAAGACAAAATCAAACCCGAGGGCCCCCCATCGGTCGCACCTCCCCTACCTCCGGCATATAACATACCCGCCCCAAACACCCCCTTTGCCCCTTTAAGCAACGAACAAAAACTCACTCTTGAACGGGCCCGCGCCGCGCTTAACGAAGACACGGATATGGCAGTCTACGAAGCGGAAGAGCGCCGTGTGTTAGGGAATCATCCAGAGCATCCAAACCCGCTTGCGCCGTTGCCGCCCATAGCCAGCGCACCTCTTGCTGCCCCCCACACTCACCCGGCTTTGCAGCAACTACTCAACCAGCACGCTAGTGCTGCCCCGGCAGTCAGTCGTGACGAACACTGGCTACGCCACCAAAACACATACACCAGTAGCCAACCTCTAATGCCAACTAGCGCCGCCTCACCTTATCTGTTGATGATGGGCGAACCGATCCCCGTGGTAACCCTGCAAAGTGTCAACAGCGACCTGCCCGGGACGGTGCGCGCCATGGTAACACGCGATATTTATGACAGCGTGCGCGGCCATTTCAAGGTGATTCCGCGTGGCACTATTTTGGTAGGAGTCAGTAACGCCGATGTGTTAGTGGGTCAAAGCCGCTTGCTCATCGCCTTTAATCGCATGAATTTCCCGAGCGGAGCCTACTTAGATATTAGCGGTGTCCCAGCCACCGACCGCAGTGGCTCATCTGGCTTGCCCGCTCATGCAAACCACCATTTTCTGCGCCAATTCAGCCAGGCTTTTCTAGTCGCAGGCATTGCGGCCTGGGCTGGCCGCCAACCATCGGCACCGCCTAATGTGACGATCAACGTTAGCGGCTCAGCATTGCCCTCAACATTTTCTCAAACCGCCGCACAAACACTTTCGGACATCGCGCGGCGCATGCTCGATCATCACCAAAACATTAAGCCTACGCTCACTTTGTCGCCGGGTGAAAAAATCACCATTATGGTCGCGCGCGATATGGTGCTTCCTCCCGCTGTAGTTGCCAATTACGAAGGCGTTCTATGA
- a CDS encoding TcpQ domain-containing protein — protein MKNLSMPLLIMPALLLSFLYDSSQRLYASPIQESKPQTQTPTTYHFDWHISGAPEVAPLQVFDNGQKLYLQFRKGFPTPVILADKPDGQILLHWRVESPYIVLNQLESRLHFRLGRQHAQAWRKNSKLHMATAWPAKTVKTVAPQALFLPTNAAKIPAKTQPESQKPAPTLWQVKRSDENLRQLLTRWAQIESWHLVWDVNHDIPIQAEDQSHSNFKEAVRRVLGSTALTEYQIKPCFYANRVVRVVRKTTVCNPHQ, from the coding sequence ATGAAAAATTTATCTATGCCGCTTTTGATCATGCCTGCGTTACTACTGAGCTTTTTATACGACTCAAGCCAAAGACTGTATGCTTCCCCGATCCAAGAGTCTAAGCCCCAAACGCAAACGCCTACAACCTATCATTTCGACTGGCATATCTCAGGAGCGCCGGAGGTTGCTCCACTCCAAGTCTTTGATAACGGCCAGAAACTCTATTTACAATTTCGCAAAGGCTTCCCTACACCCGTCATTTTGGCTGACAAACCGGATGGGCAAATTCTGCTGCATTGGCGCGTAGAATCGCCTTACATTGTGCTCAACCAGCTTGAATCACGTTTGCATTTTCGTCTAGGCCGGCAGCACGCGCAGGCTTGGCGCAAAAATTCCAAACTGCATATGGCGACCGCTTGGCCTGCCAAAACCGTAAAAACCGTAGCGCCACAGGCACTATTTTTGCCCACCAACGCCGCCAAAATACCTGCAAAAACTCAACCAGAATCGCAAAAGCCCGCCCCTACGCTGTGGCAAGTCAAACGCTCTGATGAAAATTTACGGCAACTCCTTACGCGCTGGGCGCAAATAGAGAGTTGGCATCTAGTATGGGATGTAAACCATGATATTCCGATTCAAGCCGAAGACCAAAGCCACAGTAATTTTAAGGAAGCCGTACGCCGCGTACTAGGCAGCACAGCGTTAACCGAATACCAGATTAAACCGTGCTTTTATGCGAACCGTGTCGTGCGCGTGGTGCGTAAAACAACCGTTTGTAACCCACATCAGTAA